A stretch of DNA from Natrinema halophilum:
AGGGGGCGCTTCGCTCCGGGCCGAGGGTTGCGACGTCGCCGTTGCCCCCGACCCATAAACCTACAACCTCCCATTATCCAACAGAGTCCATATGGCGGACGACATCGATCTGGGTGGGCGAGACGAGCCGTTGCGGGGTGGAGACGATCACGCCGAACTGCTGTCCGAACTGGACTCGCACGACCTTGCGGTGGCGACCGATGTCGACCCAGAAATCGACACCAGCCGGTTCGAACACGACCGCGACGCGGATCCGAATGCAGTGTTTCCCCAGTCGGTGGCCAGCGGTGGGCCGACCTCGTCCGGGGTAATCCTCTGGACGCGACTCGAGCCGGCGGTCTTCGACCCGGATGAGCCCCTGGCCGTGCGCGTTGCGAACGACCCGGACTTCGACGACGTTGTCTACGAGGGGGTAGTCACCGATGCCGAGCAGATTCGGTCCCACGACTACACGGTCAAAGTCGACCTCGACGGGCATCTGGACTCGGACCGCGAGTATCACTACCGATTTTACTACCGGGAGACGGCATCACGGATCGGTCGGTGCCAGACGCTTCCCGGGTCGGATGCGTCCCCCGAAAGCCTGCGTCTTGCAGTGCTCGCGTGTCAGAACTACCTCAACGGGTACTATCCGGCGTATCACTATGTCGCCCGTGAGGACGTCGATTTTCTCGTCCACGTCGGCGACTTCATCTACGAGTCGGACGACGGCGACTTCAAGGGCCTCGGCTCGTACGACTACCCCGGGCGCGAAAAGGAACTCCCGAGCGGCAACGGTCGCGTGTGGGGTCTCGAGGACTACCGGTACCTGTACCGGACGTATCGAAGCGACCGATTCCTCACGGAAGCGCTGGAAGCGCACACCGTGATCGCCGGATGGGACGATCACGAGATGGTCAACGATCTGTACTGGGACAAACGGGCGGATGCGCCCGCGGGCGACCACCCGCGAGGCGACGACCCAGCGTTTATGACCGATCTCATTGCGGACGCGATGCACGCGTGGTGGGAGTACATGCCCGCTCGCGTCCACTACGATCCGCGCGGCGACAGTCTTCAGGACCGGTTCCAGCTCTGGCGAGAGTTCGAATTCGGCGATCTCGTGACGCTCGCGATGACCGACGAGCGACTGTTCCGTGATCCTCCTCGCGAAGCGATACCGACGCCCGACAACGTCGGCCCGCACCGCGAACCGCCCGGACGGACGATGCTCGGCGGAGCCCAACGCGAGTGGCTCATCGACACGATCACCGGCTCGGATGCGACGTGGACGGTATGGGCCGACGAGGTCCTGACCGTCCCCCTTCGCGTCGGGTCCGGCCCGCTCTCGCTCTACCCCGTCCAGGGCGGCTGGGACGGGTATACGAGAGAGCGGATGCAAATCAGCGAGTCGATCGCAGAGGCCGACGTCGACAACTTCGTGACCCTGACCGGCGACATGCACTGTTATATCGCCGCATATTCGAAATCGTCGTACCCGGGTCGGGTTACGGGCGGGGAGGGCGTCGCGCAAGGCGAACGGATCGGCGTCGAGTTCATGACGCCCGCAGTCACCTCACTCAACGTCGCGGAGGCCCTGCATCTGACTCGCGGCTGGCGGCGAACGCTTACGGAACCGCTGTTGTCGTGGCTGGTCCCGGCGATGAATCCGCACATCGAATTCTTCGACAGCCACCACTGGGGGTATTCGGTGGTCGAATTTACGCGAGATGCGTGTACGTACATCGGGTACGCAGTCGACAAAACGACGAACGCGCCGGACGCTGATCGGTCCGTCGTGGCGGCGTATCGCGTACCGGACGGCGAAGTCTCGCTCGAGGACGTGACCGACCGGTATCGGGCACTGGAGGGCGACTCGAGCGACCGAAGCGGAACGTCCCGTCGGTGGATTTGACGGTGGCGGCCTCGAACCAGTCGTCAATCGCATCCACAAGACGGGACCGATGCGAACGAAAACGCAAACGCCGTCCCCGTTTTCGTTTCCGTCCGCTGCAGGTGGTCGCTACCGACGTGGAGAAACGGACGGCAAAACGAGTTCCACGCATCTCCGGGGACCGCCTCGAGACGAGTCTGCTGCTACAGTCGAATCAAACGATTCGATGGGCTGCAAGTACCGGAGTCGATAGATGAATCAATCGCTCGCGATGGCGGCGGACGATGCCGATTTGGATTTGGACTTCGGCTTCGTCATTTCGATTTCTATCTCTCCGCCGGTGACGGAGACGAGCACGTCGTCGAAGCTCTTGTGGTACTCGGTGGCGTGCTTGCCGGAGGTGTTGATTCGGACCTGTTCTTCCACCAGGTCGGCTTCGGTCAACAGTTCCACCTTCCGGTACGCCGTCGACATTGGGATGTCACATCGCTCGGAAAGTTCCGTCGCCGTGAGCGACTCCTCGTTCGTTGCCTCGAGAATGGATCGACAGGCAGCATCGTCGAGTGCCGTAAGCACTGCCTGGGGATCGACCTGTTCCGTGTGCTGCCATCCTCGCGTCCGGGTCTCGCGTGCGTCGGGGTTCGGGGGAGCCATCTGTTACGCTTTCTAGTTCCGACCGGAGCCCCTCCAATTGAGACCCACTAAATACAGGGGGCTTTATATGGGGAGTGGTCGTGCCACCGACGGCGCCGTTCTCGAATGCGATCGCCAGGTGAGCAACTGGGAGGACTATCTCAAAAGACGATGCCCGACGAGGGACAAATTCGAGCGGTCACGGCCGATCGTTCCTCACACAGGTGCGCAGGGTTTAGGGAGTCGGCCCACCCAACTGATTGCAATGGCTTCGGGAATCCGAGCGGAGGTGAAGATCGAGGATCCGCCAGACTGTGTCGTCGCTCAGGCCTCGGCCGAGACAGACGGGCGGATTCACTCCGTCTCCAAGAGTAACAACCCGTCAGCGCCCGAGCGCGTAACCGAGGAGTTCATGCTCGAAGCAGAACGCCATCCCGACGAGTTCGACACCGATGCTGATCTGTCACGGATTTTCTCGTATAGTTCGAGTTCGGTCTATCGGTTCGAGCGCAAACTCGGCCGTGGATGTCCCTGTGAATCCGTCGAGAAGCACGATTGTCCTGTCGTCGACGTCCGCACCCAGGGTTCGATGTTGTATCTGACATTTCATGCGCCGGACATGCATGGGCTACAGGCAGTCATCGGCGAATTACGGGACCGATATGCGAGCCTCGACGTCCAGCGGTTGCTCCAGTCCCAGCAAGACCACGACGAACGAAACCTCGTTTTCGTCGACCGTAGTACGCTGACCGACCGTCAGTTCGAGGTCCTCGAGACTGCCCATCGGATGGGGTACTTCGAACACCCAAAGCGAGCAAACGCCGGCGAAGTTGCCGAGGAGCTCGGAATCACCAGCACGACCCTGACCGAGCACCTCGCAGCAGCACAGTCGAAGCTGTTGGACGCTATTCTCGATTACGAATAACCGAGCGAACTCGACGATTCGATAGCGGAGTCACGCACGTGTTTCGAACGGTTCGTCGACTGACCTTCGTCCGTCAGTCGTCACTGCATTCCGGACGGAAGGGTGACACGCAACTCGTTGTCGACCTCGTAAAAATACCCCCGCTCGATCAAGCGTGTAATCGCATGATCGGCGTCCTCCGGCTCGAGCGCCAGTTCGTCCGCCGAACGGAGGATTTCGATCGCGCGTTCACGTTCGATAGAGGGAACGGTGTACTCTCTCTTCTCGGAATCCGTATCCGTTGTGTAATCCGAAAGGATGGCGTAGGCGTCCGTGATCCACTCGGGGAGCGGGGGTCGTGGATCGCCGGTCGAGGGCATCTATCAGCTCACCCGTATGTGAACTGTTCATCGGCATGCCGCTTAACTGTATCCCACGTGAAAAAAGGAACTATCGGTCGGCCGAAACAGTATCGACACGGGAAGCGAGCTAGAGGCCGTCTCTCTCTCTCTCCCTACCCGTGCAAGTTACCGAGATCTCGACTCGTCTCGAACAGTAACGGACGGAGACGGAAGACAGTCCAATCCGTACGGCTGGTGGATCGACCGGCGATTCGCCGACGACCTCTGACGCGCAGTGTTTCGACGTGCAAACACGAGGGAACGGCTGTCACTGTGGCCTCTGTCGAAGACGTGTCCGAATCGAATTCGGCCGAAGCCGGACGACCGTTCGACGGACGTGTCGATCCGATGCGCGCCGGAAAACCGTCGGAACGCCGAGTGCCCCATCGTGAAAGACTCACAGGTTTACGCCGTGGAAGCGCCACACGAGTCGGTTCGAAACTCGAGACTCATGAACGTATCGGGACCTACAGGCAAACGGTATCGAACCGCAACGATATATATATTGGACCCACAGCAATACGTACACAACCGAGGTTTCACATCACCGCTCCGCTATGAGTCGATATCAGTTTACGTGCCCCGAGTGCGGGCAGGAGATCGAAGTCAACGAATCGATGCGGGAAGCCACGCTTACACACGGCTGTCCTGTCTGTGCGACGTCGGTGACGCCATCGGACTTCGGTGCGGAGCAACAGAGTGAAAACTGACGTTCGCTCGTGTACGCTTCGATTCTCGTTTCCCAGCGAAACGGCGTATTATGCCTCGCGATCGACGTCGGTTCGTCGCCCGTTGAGTGTCGTCGGCTCGAGGCGATAGAGTTCGATATTCAGCGATTTCTTTCCCTCGGCCCAGATTTCGAATAACGGCCGTTTCGCATCCCCGTACTGGGCGATTTCCCCCGGTGTGAGGTCGGGCGGATCGATGTTCTCTAGTTTTCCCGTGGCGATGATGCTCCGGTACGTCGACCCAGACTCGTCGTAGACGACGAGTCGAGCCTGGGGAGAGGATTCTAGAAACTGACGCTTTTCGCTTTCGGGCGTCGACACCAGGCGCATATAGAACTCACGCTCATCGTGGTCGTAACCGTACGAAATAGGGATTGCATAGGGTTCGTTGGTACGTGCAAGCGATAGCACCCCCGTCTCGCGACGACTGAGAAAGTCGTCGATCTCACCGTCGGTCATCTCGGTCTCCTGATCGATGGCCATCGTCTCAGTGCTTTGCCAATGGGGGAACACTATCTTTATGGTTGCCATCGAATCCGAGGCGTATCGTCGACGGGATATCGGACGAGCGCCACTGCTGCATACCGTCGATTCATCCGGCTTCACTCATCCGGTTCGGATGCCGTCCCGACGCGTCCGATAACCACTGGGTCGCGAATCTCGAGTGCCGTTTCGAACTCGGATTCGCGATCCGTCCGCCGACCGATCGATAACAACTGTTCTTCGTGGGTGCGACGGACGGCTGCCAGTTCGCGATCGGTCACGTCGAGTGCGTTTCCGATCTCGTTCCAGTGGCCGCGGTCGACGAGAAAAATCTCGAGGGTTTCGTCCGAGAATAGGCGTTCGTAGTCCCGTCGGTACCGGTCGAGTTCCGGCTCCAGCAGCGTCTGTACGCGGTCGATCAGAGAGGGAAGCGCGGATCCCGGCACGCTGGCTTTCGCGGCCGTTAGCAAGAGTACCTGCCCGGCGATCGGTTCGCCCGACATTCATCCACCCGCGCGCATCGCCTTCTGTGCGAACCGTTCGACGAGCGACTCGAGGGTGTCTTCTTCGCCCTCGAAGATGACTGTCACTTCGGTCAGCGACAAGGACGGCCCGATTTCGACCGTTTCCGAGGAGAGCGTCGCCGTCCAGTCGTCGCCCTCGACGGTGTGCTCGTCGATCCGTCGTCCGCCAAGGTTCGTCAAATAGCGGACCGCGAGCCGTTCGGAGATACCGCGAAAGGAGCGCTCCAGACGCGTTGCCATACACTTCGTTCGACGGCTGGACGGATATACTGTCGGGCAGCGGTCGGTGTCAGACGTCTTCGAAACGGGCGCTACAACGCGCGTACGAATCGCCCACGGCTGCTGGAGTTCAAAATTAATTCGTTCTCGCCTTTGCGGTGCGATCACACACCATAACGGAGGAGTGCCACGGCGATAATTCCTGCAGCGAGTCCGTACAACGGGCCGGTTGTGATAGCCAGGGCACTCGCGAGCAACACGAATACGATGCCGATGAACAGGCATATTTGCTGACTCGTCGTCCGAGTTTCATCGCGGTCGACGACCCTGTCGAACCCGAGATGAACTACCAATTCAGCAATTTCCTCGATCAGACATTACTGCCTATACTCCGCGGGAAAAAGGCTGTCATGGCGGCGAACTTCGATTTTCGGTTACACGTTATCCGCCGGCGACCGGCGGGAACACCGAGACCACGTCACCGTCTCTCAGCGTCGTTTCGACGCCAGCCATATGAACCACGTTGCGCCCGTTTTTCAACACGCTCAACTGGGGCCGAATCGTCCCGCTCTCGAGCAATCGCCCTTCGAGGTCGTCGTACTCGGCTTCGAGTGCGGCGAGGACCTCGCCGACGGTCGCGTCGTCGTCGACCGTGCGCGTTCGTTCCTTTTCCCCAACGGCTTCCCGGAAGGTAGCGAAGAACCGGAGATCGATTTCCATACTCGAGAGACGTGCGCGGATGCCATAAGTCCGGGCGCAAACCCATCGGTGCTGGCGAGGGGGTACTCCTGCTTCGACCGCGATCCGACGAACGAACGTCGCGATACCTGTGTCCTCCGTCGATTCCGGCCTTGCGGATGCGTGAGTGATGATTCGGGGCTTCTCCCGACGGTCGACTGACGGTCGCCGTCCGTGTTCAGGCCGCCGTCGTTTCCGGTGAGGACGTATAGGAGACGGAGTCGAGTTCGGCCCGCTCGAGCGCGTCGTCGATCCGACGTGTGCCACGGTCCGCTGCGACGTCCGCCTCGTCGGCCTCCACGGTCACTGTCACCGAAAACGTGAGCGTGATCGTATACGGATCGAACGGTGCGGTCGGGTGTTCGTACACCTCTGCGTCGCGAACGGCCCACTCGGTTATCTTCCCATCGGTTGCGAGGGCTCCGAGAGCGTCGTCGAGTTCCGCCGTCGCGTCGTCACGAGCGGTCGTATCGGATCCTCCATGAAGAGTAATGAGCGTCGTCCCGTCGCGGGACACAGCGAACTCCATACGACCGTTAGCCAGGCCGAGAATTTGAAGGCTTGGGACGAGGGGGTCGGTGTGAGCAGGGCGTGTGTGCTCTCCAGGCCCGTTCGCAGGCTGCTATTCGATCCGAAAGGAGACGTCGTGGTCCGACAGTAGCGATCGCATTCGTTCGACGCCGCTGTGAACGTCCCAGCCCTCGCGGGTGTAGTGCTTGTACGGATGTCGAAGCCAGGAGTACTCTCGGTGAGCAAATACGTCGACGGCACCGGTACTTCCGCCGGTCCGAAATAGCGCGACATGTAGCTGCCACGTCGCCAACGACGATTCGCGTCGAACCCAGCTTCCAGCCGAGAGCCTGCCGTCGTCGTGGACTTTCAGGGAGGCGATCGGTTCTGGATCGAAATCCATCCCGTCGAGCGTGGACCGAACTCCACTGAGGGGCCGCCTGACGGTTCCGACGTACTCGTCCGGATGCTGTCTACAGATAGCGTAGCCACCGAGTGGCTCTTTGATCCGATGAAGCGCGGGGAGAATCCGACGACGAACGCGCGTCGTCAGATCGATCCCACCAGCAATGTCCGAAGCAGTTTCGTCGGTTGTCGTCGCCACGGGTGCTTCTCTCGAGTGTGACTACAAAATCGTTACTGTTCAAGAGTTTGTGTATTTGTCCCGACTTATTTCCGAGAGGGGCGAAAACGGACCGGTAGGCCCCCGTGTGGACGTTTGTCTACGTATTACACAGTTGGTATAAGCTGGTGTAATCACCAGCCGTCGAGCGGGAAGCGACCGTCACAGGTCGCGCAGTCGAATACCGTCTTCTACCAACCTCGCGTTTCGTTCGCGATCGAGTTGATCGCCGAGGTCGTCATGGTCGTGAAGCTGGGCGATTACGTCCGCGTAGAGAGTTCGCCACGCAATCGCGTAGATGGGGGACTGCCCCCAGGCTCGCAACTCGGGGACCATGTCGTCGTACGTCTCGTAGCGCTCCTCGAATCGATCGATTACCTCGAGAACGCGGCTGACGGCTTCTCGCTCGTCGTCGGCTTCCTCGAGTATCCCGTTCAGTTGCCGTTCCCATCCTGCGACTGCCTCTTGCATGTCCGCCGCTGCGTTCTCGTCGTCGGCCGGTAGTCGCTCCAGGATCGGTTTCGGAACGCCGAGTGTAATCTCCTCCATGCACGCGTGTATGCGATCCGCTGACAAGAAGATGGGCCCCTGGTCTGCCGGCGCCGAGGCGAAGCCCGCGGTGAGTAGACGGATTCCGATCTGCGGACGACGTATCGCTCGATCGACGCAGATCTCACGGCACCGATGAGGGACCGATTCCAAACGAACCGTGCGGTTCTCCGCCATCGACAGGACGTAGTACTGAACGGTCGGGAGGGTCCGATCCGGAACGTTTACTTTCCGCGTCGACAGTCATCGCATCGAATGGGATCGGCTTCCAACGACAGGATCGGTACTGACGACGAGGTTGACACGGTACTTACATTTAGCCTCGATAGCTCTCGATACTGCATCAGCGCCGGATCTGTAGTCTCCGTTCTCGGCATCGCAGACGACTCGACGCTCGCGGATGCCGACGATCCGTGGAACGCGGGGACGATAACCGTTACCGACGAGAGAATCAGCGTCGTCGATCTCCCGCGCGTCTTTGGATCGACCTTCCGAACGTCTGTCCGGGTCGATAACCCGGAACTACTCGTTCTCGATGTCACGGACGACGATGGCTACTACTACGGCTGGCTTGTGGACGACGTCGACGGCCCTCGAACCGTTCGGCCTGAGTCGCTCGAGCCATCGCATATGAACACGACCCACGTCAAGGGTAGAGTCCAGATCGATGGCACGAAGACAGTTTGGCTCAACGAGCAAGCGATTCATCGCTGATGGATGAACGATGACCGGTCGAACTCGATCGAAGACCGTTCGACGGTGATTGCCTTACCGGAGCCCCGGGGGTGGTCCGCTGTCTGAATCGTCGTTGACGTCGACACCGTACTTCTCGCGTTGTTCCTGTAACTGTTTGACCTGACGGTAATAGTAGCCAATCCCGATACCGCCGAACAGAACAGCCACTCCAATGAGACCGAGGAACAGCGGGATATCTCGGACCAGATAGTATCGAAGCGAGATCGTCCTGTCTGCTTCGATTTCGTCCCAGGTGAGTCGCTCCTGCCCTCCGACGATTTCGCGCTCGTATCCGCCCGGAGTGACGTCTCCGAACAGGAAATTCGTCGTTCGATGTTTGTCCGGAATCGTCACCTGGTAGGACCCACTAACGTAGGTCGGTAATCTGATCGTCTTGCGGCCAGCCTCGCCGGAGAACGCGAGCGTGCCGTTTTCGTCCGGAACCTCGACGGTCGTTGCTGATCGTCCCTGTTCGATATCGAGTTCGGAGCCAGTCAGCTCGGTGCCGTTTGGATACCAGTAGCGGACGCTGTGTATCTGTAAGGGCTCTTCGCGATAGATCGTCGATCTGTAAAGAGACAGTTCGTTCGTGGCGCTGAGGTTATAGACTGCTCGGAACTCGCCGCTTCGTATCAGGTTCCCGTCTTCGATGTCGATCCTGACGTCTGCGTCGCTTCCACGGAGGTCGCTGTAATTTTGCTCTCGATCGAGCTGTTCATCCGAAACGCCGTTGAAAATCGCTGCACAACCCGCTCCCATCGTAAGCAAGGCAACCGCGATCACTGCATATACGAGTCGCCGATTCATGCTATGGCACGACACAACGAAGTTCCGCCGGGAGGTACTCGCCGATGCTCGCCAGCAATCCCGGTGGATCGGTGTTCTCGGTGCAGAGTACGCTTTGTTCGAGTAATCCGAGCCGTTCGACGGTGACGTAATCCTGTGCGTGACCCGCCCGGTTGAGCGTCGCTCGCACTTCCGCTCGAGTCGCGCTATTGACGTTGAGACGGCCGGTGCCTCGAGTCCACTCGTAGAGGCGATCACATTCGGCGTCGGCGAGCCGGTGTGGTTCGCCGTCCGCGTCATCCTCGCTGCCGTATACGAACTGCATCGGCATGTGCTGGACGAGCCCGTATCTGTCGCGGATCTGCGCCGGTGATCCGGGCCCGAGTCCGAGTTCGTCGGTCTGTATCCGAACCGCCTGTCCGGCGTCGAGGACGATTCCCGCTTCGTCCCAGGATTCCAGCGTCCCGACGTAGGTTTCCCCCACCTCGAGATCGGGGACGATCTCGCCGAATTCCTCTCGGAGGACGTTACGGGCGACGATAGCGTCTTCACCCTCGATGGTCACCGACGGGAAGTCGTCGTGGCGAACGCCAAGTTCGAACGCCACGTCGAGGTCCCCGATCTCGTTGTCGACCAGCGAACGAAGCGAGTCCAGCGCTCGTTCGCGGGCGCCCCCCTCGACGTATATCTTGGTTGCGAGTACGACCATCAGGCGTCCGCGTCGATGTTGAGTTCGTCCTCGAGTGCGTCGAGGCGGTCGTCCATCGCGGTGACCAGTCGATTATTGTCCATCGATTCGAGCGGCGAGCCACACTCCGGACACTCGAAGCCGAAGTCCATTGCCTCGCCGAACTCGAATCGGATAGAGCAGATCTCACAGAGGTAGAACTCGTGGTTTCGCTCGTACTCGCGTCGGTCCTCGAGGGCCTC
This window harbors:
- a CDS encoding alkaline phosphatase D family protein translates to MADDIDLGGRDEPLRGGDDHAELLSELDSHDLAVATDVDPEIDTSRFEHDRDADPNAVFPQSVASGGPTSSGVILWTRLEPAVFDPDEPLAVRVANDPDFDDVVYEGVVTDAEQIRSHDYTVKVDLDGHLDSDREYHYRFYYRETASRIGRCQTLPGSDASPESLRLAVLACQNYLNGYYPAYHYVAREDVDFLVHVGDFIYESDDGDFKGLGSYDYPGREKELPSGNGRVWGLEDYRYLYRTYRSDRFLTEALEAHTVIAGWDDHEMVNDLYWDKRADAPAGDHPRGDDPAFMTDLIADAMHAWWEYMPARVHYDPRGDSLQDRFQLWREFEFGDLVTLAMTDERLFRDPPREAIPTPDNVGPHREPPGRTMLGGAQREWLIDTITGSDATWTVWADEVLTVPLRVGSGPLSLYPVQGGWDGYTRERMQISESIAEADVDNFVTLTGDMHCYIAAYSKSSYPGRVTGGEGVAQGERIGVEFMTPAVTSLNVAEALHLTRGWRRTLTEPLLSWLVPAMNPHIEFFDSHHWGYSVVEFTRDACTYIGYAVDKTTNAPDADRSVVAAYRVPDGEVSLEDVTDRYRALEGDSSDRSGTSRRWI
- a CDS encoding winged helix-turn-helix domain-containing protein, producing the protein MAPPNPDARETRTRGWQHTEQVDPQAVLTALDDAACRSILEATNEESLTATELSERCDIPMSTAYRKVELLTEADLVEEQVRINTSGKHATEYHKSFDDVLVSVTGGEIEIEMTKPKSKSKSASSAAIASD
- a CDS encoding helix-turn-helix domain-containing protein yields the protein MASGIRAEVKIEDPPDCVVAQASAETDGRIHSVSKSNNPSAPERVTEEFMLEAERHPDEFDTDADLSRIFSYSSSSVYRFERKLGRGCPCESVEKHDCPVVDVRTQGSMLYLTFHAPDMHGLQAVIGELRDRYASLDVQRLLQSQQDHDERNLVFVDRSTLTDRQFEVLETAHRMGYFEHPKRANAGEVAEELGITSTTLTEHLAAAQSKLLDAILDYE
- a CDS encoding DUF7560 family zinc ribbon protein, whose protein sequence is MSRYQFTCPECGQEIEVNESMREATLTHGCPVCATSVTPSDFGAEQQSEN
- a CDS encoding pyridoxamine 5'-phosphate oxidase family protein, with amino-acid sequence MAIDQETEMTDGEIDDFLSRRETGVLSLARTNEPYAIPISYGYDHDEREFYMRLVSTPESEKRQFLESSPQARLVVYDESGSTYRSIIATGKLENIDPPDLTPGEIAQYGDAKRPLFEIWAEGKKSLNIELYRLEPTTLNGRRTDVDREA
- a CDS encoding ubiquitin-like small modifier protein 1; this encodes MEIDLRFFATFREAVGEKERTRTVDDDATVGEVLAALEAEYDDLEGRLLESGTIRPQLSVLKNGRNVVHMAGVETTLRDGDVVSVFPPVAGG
- a CDS encoding chemotaxis protein CheW, giving the protein MGSASNDRIGTDDEVDTVLTFSLDSSRYCISAGSVVSVLGIADDSTLADADDPWNAGTITVTDERISVVDLPRVFGSTFRTSVRVDNPELLVLDVTDDDGYYYGWLVDDVDGPRTVRPESLEPSHMNTTHVKGRVQIDGTKTVWLNEQAIHR
- a CDS encoding DUF5803 family protein, translated to MNRRLVYAVIAVALLTMGAGCAAIFNGVSDEQLDREQNYSDLRGSDADVRIDIEDGNLIRSGEFRAVYNLSATNELSLYRSTIYREEPLQIHSVRYWYPNGTELTGSELDIEQGRSATTVEVPDENGTLAFSGEAGRKTIRLPTYVSGSYQVTIPDKHRTTNFLFGDVTPGGYEREIVGGQERLTWDEIEADRTISLRYYLVRDIPLFLGLIGVAVLFGGIGIGYYYRQVKQLQEQREKYGVDVNDDSDSGPPPGLR
- a CDS encoding DUF2110 family protein, whose translation is MVVLATKIYVEGGARERALDSLRSLVDNEIGDLDVAFELGVRHDDFPSVTIEGEDAIVARNVLREEFGEIVPDLEVGETYVGTLESWDEAGIVLDAGQAVRIQTDELGLGPGSPAQIRDRYGLVQHMPMQFVYGSEDDADGEPHRLADAECDRLYEWTRGTGRLNVNSATRAEVRATLNRAGHAQDYVTVERLGLLEQSVLCTENTDPPGLLASIGEYLPAELRCVVP